One stretch of Polyodon spathula isolate WHYD16114869_AA unplaced genomic scaffold, ASM1765450v1 scaffolds_2253, whole genome shotgun sequence DNA includes these proteins:
- the LOC121310567 gene encoding intercellular adhesion molecule 1-like, with product MEPATLLVCVGLLLFNSERAASAGCDVNIDPSRVVVRFGDPVTVNCSTTREDVMGAGWEASVNPVNKLNSATAVWNVSSLTQKQYCLCLFAEYPESVSLIAPEFMKIGVESNITCQVLDVAPARYLSVKLYKGDEELGNRSFTHDSTRFPVNASVPFPVTPTRADNGSEYTCVAELQLGPGEPIQNSSLPFRMLPIGAASAGCDVNIDPSRVVVRFGDPVTVNCSTTREDVLGAGWEASVNPVNKLNSATAVWNVSSLTVWDAEPKCYINCRSEPRQCVEKLDLVIYKFPESVSLIAPEFMKIGVESNITCQVLDVAPARYLSVKLYKGDEELGNRSFTHDSTRFPVNASVPFPVTPTRADNGSEYTCVAELQLGPGEPIQNSSLPFRMLPIDFEEQPILTVSENVEVNQTSTVRCELKNAFPAEEVQAKLLINNKIHTERSNMDNVYVEESFTLDSAEPAMIECHVSLRSLSKSTNKTIQGYVLPEPTVHTEAVLVNHTGIVTCSVNGSVPETATQRLLLNGFPVNESHNSAPAQYVFKAEKELNGKVITCETELNLAAASVKKNQSATLSVLYPPTIKTRFPASKDLKEGEKLSSHFDCEAEGNPPPKTVWLKDSKEFDSSKILMRGDGGVYQLKTVNKLGSATATVTVTVGYEPSVINPAEESVPVVKGDSVVFNCTAEAIPSPTYTWKHPEADNVNTTTRDNVSTLTITGVSSSNEGVYECHAWNIHGNSTRKVTVIVIDYLLPLIAGVAALFVLLILILIIVLYRMYYKRHKTGEYSLKAGKPSSANGSMGHNGKGAEEIPLTPI from the exons ATGGAGCCTGCAACGCTGCTGGTTTGTGTAGGACTTCTGTTATTTAACTCAGAAA GAGCTGCTTCTGCTGGCTGTGATGTGAATATTGACCCCTCTAGAGTCGTGGTGAGATTTGGAGACCCAGTGACTGTCAACTGCTCCACAACACGAGAAGATGTAATGGGGGCTGGCTGGGAGGCTTCTGTTAACCCTGTGAATAAACTGAATAGTGCAACAGCAGTTTGGAATGTCAGCAGCCTCACT caaaaacaatattgtttatgtttatttgcaGAGTACCCAGAAAGCGTCTCCCTCATCGCTCCTGAGTTTATGAAGATCGGTGTAGAATCTAATATAACGTGCCAGGTCCTAGATGTGGCTCCTGCCAGATATCTCAGTGTGAAGCTGTATAAGGGAGATGAAGAGCTTGGGAATAGAAGCTTTACTCATGACTCCACACGGTTTCCTGTGAATGCAAGTGTCCCCTTTCCAGTAACACCGACCAGAGCAGACAATGGATCCGAGTACACTTGTGTGGCAGAGCTTCAATTGGGACCAGGAGAACCAATACAAAATTCATCTCTCCCTTTCAGAATGCTTCCAATTG GAGCTGCTTCTGCTGGCTGTGATGTGAATATCGACCCCTCTAGAGTCGTGGTGAGATTTGGAGACCCAGTGACTGTCAACTGCTCCACAACACGAGAAGATGTATTGGGGGCTGGCTGGGAGGCTTCTGTTAACCCTGTGAATAAACTGAATAGTGCAACAGCAGTTTGGAATGTCAGCAGCCTCACTGTTTGGGATGCAGAGCCAAAATGCTATATAAACTGCAGGAGTGAACCCCGTCAGTGTGTGGAAAAACTGGATTTGGTCATTTACA AGTTTCCAGAAAGCGTCTCCCTCATCGCTCCTGAGTTTATGAAGATCGGTGTAGAATCTAATATAACGTGCCAGGTCCTAGATGTGGCTCCTGCCAGATATCTCAGTGTGAAGCTGTATAAGGGAGATGAAGAGCTTGGGAATAGAAGCTTTACTCATGACTCCACACGGTTTCCGGTGAATGCAAGCGTCCCCTTTCCAGTAACACCGACCAGAGCAGACAATGGATCCGAGTACACTTGTGTGGCAGAGCTTCAATTGGGACCAGGAGAACCAATACAAAATTCATCTCTCCCGTTCAGAATGCTTCCAATTG ATTTTGAAGAGCAACCAATCCTTACTGTATCAGAAAATGTAGAAGTCAACCAGACATCTACAGTGAGATGCGAGCTTAAAAATGCCTTCCCAGCTGAAGAAGTCCAAGCAAAGCtgctgataaataataaaattcacacaGAGCGCTCCAACATGGACAATGTGTATGTTGAAGAAAGTTTTACTCTGGATTCTGCTGAACCTGCAATGATTGAATGTCATGTGTCTCTCAGATCTTTGtctaaaagcacaaataaaactaTTCAAGGCTACG TGCTACCAGAGCCCACCGTTCACACTGAGGCTGTACTAGTAAATCATACAGGGATTGTTAcatgcagtgtgaatggctcAGTCCCAGAAACTGCAACCCAAAGGCTGCTCCTCAACGGTTTTCCTGTAAATGAATCTCACAATAGTGCACCCGCACAGTACGTGTTTAAAGCTGAGAAAGAGCTCAACGGAAAAGTGATTACTTGTGAGACTGAGCTGAATTTAGCTGCTGCATCTGTTAAGAAAAACCAAAGTGCCACCTTGAGTGTTTTGT ATCCTCCCACGATAAAAACACGTTTCCCTGCCAGTAAAGATTTGAAAGAAGGAGAAAAACTCAGCAGCCACTTTGACTGTGAAGCTGAGGGAAATCCTCCCCCGAAAACTGTGTGGTTAAAGGATAGCAAAGAGTTTGATTCATCCAAAATACTGATGAGAGGAGATGGAGGAGTCTACCAGCTTAAAACTGTGAACAAATTGGGATCTGCAACTGCGACTGTGACAGTCACTGTGGGGT ATGAGCCCAGTGTAATAAACCCTGCAGAAGAAAGTGTGCCTGTTGTGAAAGGGGACAGCGTTGTTTTTAACTGCACTGCTGAAGCTATCCCATCCCCTACATACACGTGGAAACACCCTGAAGCTGATAATGTGAACACCACGACGAGGGATAATGTGTCCACTTTGACTATCACAGGAGTCTCCTCTAGCAATGAGGGTGTTTATGAATGCCATGCTTGGAACATACATGGAAATTCCACAAGGAAAGTTACAGTTATAGTCATAG ATTACCTCCTTCCATTAATAGCAGGAGTTGCAGCACTATTTGTTCTTCTTAttctaatattaataattgtCCTGTACCGTATGTACTACAAACGCCATAAAACAGGAGAGTACAGCCTCAAAGCAGGGAAACCTTCAAGTGCAAATGGCAGCATGGGACATAATGGAAAGGGGGCTGAAGAAATACCCTTAACACCAATATGA